From Rhododendron vialii isolate Sample 1 chromosome 10a, ASM3025357v1, the proteins below share one genomic window:
- the LOC131302785 gene encoding receptor-like protein kinase FERONIA, with product SPSTATTKSSVLYHPIDNIAVNCGSSGNSTAVDGWQWTGDIGSSYTPLLRSNEGKLISSKATSPPLSPDPVPYTLARLSRWPFTYAFRVSPGQKFIRLYFYPATYRGGFKRSKAFFTVKAGPYTLLSNFSASLTADASGLDSLVKEYCVNVEENQPLIIRFSPSFGGSSDEEYAFVNGIEIVSMPAGLYHTQEGDAGAHVVGQNF from the coding sequence TCGCCGTCAACTGCGACCACCAAATCATCTGTTCTTTATCACCCAATTGACAACATCGCCGTCAACTGCGGCTCCTCCGGCAACTCTACTGCAGTAGATGGCTGGCAATGGACCGGAGATATCGGTTCGAGTTACACCCCTTTATTACGTAGTAACGAAGGAAAATTGATTAGCTCAAAAGCCACTAGCCCACCACTTTCTCCTGATCCAGTGCCTTACACGTTGGCCCGGCTCTCCCGTTGGCCTTTCACATATGCATTCCGAGTCTCCCCGGGCCAAAAGTTCATCCGCCTATATTTCTATCCAGCTACATACCGGGGTGGTTTTAAACGGTCTAAGGCCTTTTTTACTGTAAAAGCTGGTCCATATACCCTTCTTAGCAACTTTAGTGCTTCCCTTACAGCTGATGCTTCAGGCTTGGACTCTCTTGTTAAAGAGTATTGTGTGAATGTGGAAGAAAATCAGCCACTGATCATAAGGTTCTCTCCATCATTTGGTGGTTCTTCTGATGAGGAATATGCTTTTGTCAATGGGATCGAAATCGTCTCGATGCCGGCTGGACTTTATCATACACAAGAGGGTGATGCAGGTGCACATGTTGTCGGCCAGAATTTTTGA
- the LOC131304491 gene encoding probable serine/threonine-protein kinase PIX13, protein MPKGSLENHLFGRDSDVQPLPWDIRLNILVGAARGLEFLHSSEKQVIYKDFKMSNILLDESYNAKMSDFGLDKLGSSGSETHVSMKVIETYGYTAPEYIATGHLTMKSDVYGFGVVLVEMLTGLCVLDTNLSSAKHNLVDWVKPYLPQKRKLINIMDSRLEGKYPSKAAFQIAQVALKCLGREPKTRPSMTAIVEMLERIAASNEKPMDPVHH, encoded by the exons ATGCCAAAGGGCAGCTTGGAGAACCACCTTTTTGGAA GGGACTCTGATGTTCAGCCACTTCCATGGGACATTCGGCTTAATATACTAGTAGGAGCAGCTCGAGGGCTGGAATTTTTGCACTCATCGGAAAAACAAGTAATTTACAAAGATTTCAAGATGTCAAACATATTGCTAGATGAG TCCTACAATGCCAAGATGTCAGACTTCGGTTTGGACAAATTGGGTTCCTCAGGTAGTGAAACACATGTGTCAATGAAGGTTATAGAAACGTATGGCTACACTGCTCCGGAGTATATTGCCACAG GGCACTTGACCATGAAGAGCGATGTGTatggttttggtgttgtattggTTGAGATGCTTACAGGCTTATGCGTCCTTGATACAAACCTTTCAAGTGCAAAACATAATCTGGTTGACTGGGTCAAACCATATTTGccccaaaaaagaaagttgaTAAACATAATGGACTCCAGATTGGAagggaagtatccttcaaaagCTGCTTTCCAAATAGCTCAGGTTGCTCTAAAATGTCTTGGACGCGAACCAAAAACTAGGCCATCAATGACAGCAATTGTGGAGATGCTGGAACGTATAGCTGCAAGCAACGAAAAACCCATGGATCCTGTGCATCATTGA
- the LOC131304496 gene encoding receptor-like protein kinase ANXUR2, protein MDPEYLASAKLTEKSDVYSFGVILLEVLCGRKPMIMTRDEDQVNLVRWFKTNIERCTVDQIIDPNLTDKIAPECLKEYVTLQKNVCVMWGLNVLPWMIY, encoded by the coding sequence ATGGATCCAGAGTACCTCGCGAGTGCAAAGTTAACGGAAAAATCTGATGTGTACTCATTTGGTGTCATCTTACTGGAAGTCCTCTGTGGTAGGAAACCTATGATTATGACACGGGATGAGGATCAGGTTAATTTAGTCCGTTGGTTCAAGACTAACATTGAAAGGTGCACTGTTGATCAGATCATTGATCCAAATCTAACCGACAAGATAGCACCAGAATGTCTGAAGGAGTATGTCACGTTGCAGAAAAATGTGTGCGTGATGTGGGGATTGAACGTCCTCCCATGGATGATATACTGA
- the LOC131304488 gene encoding probable serine/threonine-protein kinase PIX13: MSYLDERILTTPNLRIFSFSELRKATKNFRVDVGEGRFGAVYRGMLHKNVALNNGSGLNIVVKKLDNERIHIFEDWQSEVRFLGRLSHSNLVKVLGYCWEDDELLVVYEFMPRGSLETHLFGCGSAVEPLPWDIRLKILIGAARGLAFLQTLKRLDICRGFMASNILLDGLFNSKISDFSYAELDSQKCSVLDEYNYERYLASDDQLRVKNDDVYCFGVVLVEMLTGSRASRRIWTSGSVGLVESYLADRRKLTIIMDSRLKGKYPPEAALGIAHLALNCLGAYSKTRPSMKEVLKTLERINASNENPWEPQINSAGHTT, from the exons ATGTCATATCTGGATGAGCGGATCTTAACCACCCCAAATTTAAGGATATTCAGTTTCTCAGAATTGAGGAAAGCTACCAAAAACTTCAGAGTTGATGTGGGAGAAGGACGTTTCGGGGCAGTTTACAGGGGAATGCTTCATAAGAATGTGGCATTAAACAACGGTAGTGGATTAAATATTGTGGTCAAGAAGTTGGACAATGAGAGGATTCACATATTTGAGGATTGGCAG tCTGAGGTTAGATTCTTAGGAAGGCTTTCTCATTCTAACCTTGTCAAGGTATTGGGATACTGTTGGGAAGATGACGAGCTACTCGTCGTCTATGAATTCATGCCAAGAGGAAGCTTGGAGACCCACCTTTTTGGAT GCGGCTCTGCTGTTGAGCCATTGCCATGGGACATTCGGCTTAAGATACTAATAGGAGCAGCTCGAGGCCTGGCATTTTTGCAAACATTAAAAAGACTAGATATTTGCAGAGGATTCATGGCATCAAATATATTGCTTGATGGG TTGTTCAATTCCAAGATCTCGGATTTCTCTTATGCGGAGTTGGATTCCCAAAAATGTTCTGTCCTTGATGAGTATAACTATGAACGCTATTTGGCCTCAG ATGATCAGTTGCGTGTGAAGAACGACGATGTGTATTGTTTTGGCGTTGTATTGGTTGAGATGCTTACCGGGTCTCGTGCATCGAGGCGTATTTGGACAAGTGGTTCGGTAGGCTTGGTCGAGTCCTATTTAGCTGATAGAAGAAAGTTGACAATCATAATGGACTCCAGGTTGAAAGGGAAATATCCTCCAGAAGCTGCACTAGGAATAGCTCATCTGGCTCTAAATTGTCTCGGAGCGTATTCCAAAACAAGGCCATCGATGAAAGAAGTTTTGAAGACACTGGAACGTATCAATGCAAGCAATGAAAACCCTTGGGAGCCTCAAATTAACTCTGCTGGCCATACTACGTAG
- the LOC131304489 gene encoding receptor-like protein kinase FERONIA — protein sequence MFTSTWSMVHLLIIFYKHYTFGNGTICHLSWMQRMKICIGAARGLDYLHTGTRRGIIHRDVKTTNILLDKDWVAKISDFGLCKVGTTSHSHTHVSTAVKGTFGYFNPEYFLTRRLTKKSDVYAFGVVLLEVLCGRPAVDLRLEEEQHSLTRWARQCIKEEKLDQLVDQSMRAQISPQCLKVFTEVANNCLHEHPNGRPTMTDVMASLKCMLASQEQPRHSYTEEKEEKGEEVSVHGDFNQEIYDKNTQKNDILPQGTISSQSTSVQFNDDTQR from the coding sequence ATGTTTACGAGTACATGGAGCATGGTACACTTGCTGATAATCTTTTATAAGCattatacttttggtaatggcaCTATTTGTCATCTGTCATGGATGCAAAGGATGAAAATTTGCATCGGCGCTGCTCGTGGACTGGATTACCTCCATACAGGTACTCGACGCGGTATCATACACCGCGATGTGAAGACCACAAATATTCTTCTCGACAAGGATTGGGTAGCCAAGATTTCAGATTTTGGGTTGTGCAAAGTGGGCACCACAAGCCATTCCCACACTCATGTTAGCACTGCTGTTAAAGGCACATTTGGTTACTTTAATCCAGAGTATTTCTTAACTCGTAGACTTACTAAGAAATCAGATGTCTATGCATTTGGTGTCGTGTTGTTAGAAGTGCTTTGTGGGAGGCCGGCAGTGGATCTACGGCTTGAGGAGGAGCAACACAGTCTAACACGATGGGCTCGACAATGTATCAAAGAGGAAAAACTTGATCAACTCGTTGATCAAAGTATGAGAGCCCAAATCTCGCCACAGTGTTTGAAGGTGTTCACAGAAGTTGCTAATAATTGCTTGCATGAGCATCCAAATGGACGGCCTACAATGACTGATGTCATGGCGAGCCTCAAGTGCATGTTGGCGTCACAGGAGCAACCCAGACATTCTTACAcagaggagaaggaggagaaagGGGAGGAGGTCAGTGTTCATGGGGATTTCAATCAAGAGATTTATGACAAAAACACACAGAAAAATGACATTCTTCCACAAGGTACTATTTCCTCCCAATCCACTTCGGTGCAATTTAATGATGATACCCAACGCTAG